In one Phosphitispora fastidiosa genomic region, the following are encoded:
- a CDS encoding XTP/dITP diphosphatase: MKRIILATGNQGKVRELKEILGSQDIQVLSLRDFPDIGEIVEDGVTFAENALKKAKTVAEATGLIAVADDSGLEVDFLEGAPGIYSARFAGEGKNDLDNNLKLLSLMKDVPDQQRIARFRCVIAVATPCGETYTAEGICEGVVAWEMRGDQGFGYDPLFFLPEYEKTFAQLEPDIKNRISHRGKALAKAESVLAGVIERVEMEQCGLG; encoded by the coding sequence ATGAAAAGAATAATACTGGCCACCGGTAACCAGGGTAAGGTCAGGGAGTTAAAAGAGATACTTGGCAGTCAGGATATTCAAGTCCTTTCCCTTAGGGATTTCCCGGATATCGGGGAGATTGTCGAGGATGGCGTTACATTTGCGGAAAATGCCCTGAAAAAAGCCAAAACAGTTGCCGAGGCTACCGGACTCATAGCAGTTGCTGATGATTCCGGCCTGGAAGTGGATTTTCTTGAAGGCGCTCCCGGCATATACTCAGCACGGTTTGCCGGAGAAGGGAAAAATGACCTTGATAATAACCTGAAGTTATTGTCCCTGATGAAGGATGTCCCTGACCAACAGCGTATTGCCAGGTTCAGGTGTGTCATTGCTGTGGCCACACCCTGTGGCGAGACATATACTGCCGAAGGTATCTGTGAAGGTGTGGTGGCATGGGAGATGAGGGGTGACCAGGGTTTTGGCTATGATCCCCTGTTTTTTCTTCCTGAGTATGAGAAAACCTTTGCCCAACTGGAACCGGACATAAAGAACCGCATCAGCCACCGGGGGAAAGCCCTGGCCAAGGCGGAGAGCGTTCTTGCCGGAGTGATTGAAAGGGTTGAGATGGAACAATGCGGATTGGGGTAG
- the rph gene encoding ribonuclease PH yields MTRIDGRSADEMRPVKITRNFTKYAEGSVLIEVGETKVICTATVEEKVPPFMKGEGRGWVTAEYSMLPRSAPVRIIRESSKGKVSGRTHEIQRLVGRALRSVVDLEALGERTVFIDCDVIQADGGTRTASITGAFVALVDALGKLVGQKSIGRFPVREYLAAVSVGKVQDGILLDLAYSEDSKAQVDMNVVMTDTGKFVEVQGTAEGAPFTTAEFEALMEAARKGIAELVSIQKQALGDLGEMLLTERKKEQEYEKNNTGHR; encoded by the coding sequence ATGACCAGAATAGATGGCAGGTCCGCAGATGAGATGCGGCCGGTAAAGATAACCAGGAATTTCACGAAATATGCTGAAGGCTCGGTATTGATTGAGGTTGGCGAGACAAAGGTGATCTGTACTGCCACAGTAGAGGAAAAAGTACCGCCTTTTATGAAAGGCGAGGGCAGGGGATGGGTGACTGCAGAGTATTCTATGCTGCCCAGGTCGGCTCCGGTCCGCATTATCAGGGAGTCCTCCAAAGGGAAGGTCAGTGGGCGCACTCATGAGATCCAGCGTCTGGTGGGACGTGCCCTGAGGTCTGTGGTGGACCTTGAGGCTCTGGGGGAAAGAACCGTGTTTATTGACTGTGATGTTATCCAGGCAGATGGGGGGACCAGGACGGCTTCTATAACCGGAGCCTTTGTGGCCCTTGTTGATGCTTTGGGCAAGCTGGTTGGTCAGAAGAGCATTGGGAGGTTTCCTGTGAGGGAATATTTGGCTGCAGTCAGTGTGGGCAAGGTACAGGACGGGATACTGCTGGACCTGGCATATAGTGAAGACAGTAAAGCCCAGGTGGATATGAATGTAGTTATGACTGATACAGGTAAATTTGTTGAGGTTCAGGGAACCGCTGAGGGGGCTCCCTTCACAACGGCTGAATTTGAAGCACTCATGGAGGCCGCCCGTAAAGGCATCGCGGAATTGGTGAGTATCCAAAAACAGGCTCTGGGGGACCTGGGAGAAATGTTGTTAACAGAGCGGAAGAAGGAGCAAGAATATGAAAAGAATAATACTGGCCACCGGTAA
- a CDS encoding MBL fold metallo-hydrolase, whose amino-acid sequence MKLTVLGCWAPYPRAGGACSGYLVQAGSQNILIECGNGVMSNLQKYIDFRSLDAVVVSHLHPDHYMDLFCLRHAVSGARRTDSSMGPLPLYLPGEPEKAFGEISRFTDAFDIRPVEALPQVRHNSLEVFQAVIGEVSISFIQADHPLKTFAMVISGEGRLFYSADTKWCAHLPGAAAGVDLALCEASVIEKDREYTSVGHLTAKQAGELAREAGAGQLVITHFWPEYSLDTIIKEAENGFGGAVTAAVEGLQIQVEPFALLHAPGCKKV is encoded by the coding sequence ATGAAACTAACGGTACTTGGATGCTGGGCTCCATATCCCAGGGCCGGGGGGGCTTGTTCCGGCTACCTGGTTCAGGCCGGCAGCCAAAATATTCTCATCGAGTGTGGCAACGGAGTAATGAGTAATCTCCAGAAATATATTGATTTCCGCTCTCTTGATGCAGTAGTGGTTTCCCACCTCCATCCCGACCATTACATGGATTTATTTTGCCTGAGGCATGCTGTTAGCGGAGCCAGGAGGACTGACTCCTCTATGGGTCCCCTGCCCCTGTACCTGCCGGGGGAACCGGAAAAGGCTTTTGGGGAAATCAGCCGCTTTACAGACGCCTTTGACATTAGACCTGTGGAAGCTCTGCCGCAGGTACGGCATAATAGCCTGGAGGTTTTTCAGGCGGTTATCGGTGAAGTCAGTATCAGCTTCATCCAAGCCGATCACCCTCTGAAGACCTTTGCCATGGTTATTTCGGGTGAGGGCAGGCTATTCTATTCCGCAGATACCAAATGGTGTGCGCATCTGCCCGGTGCAGCAGCAGGAGTGGACCTCGCTCTCTGTGAGGCCAGCGTTATTGAGAAGGACAGGGAGTATACCTCTGTCGGGCATTTAACTGCAAAACAGGCGGGGGAACTGGCACGTGAGGCCGGGGCCGGACAGTTGGTGATTACCCACTTCTGGCCGGAATACAGTCTGGATACAATTATTAAAGAGGCTGAAAATGGTTTTGGGGGAGCAGTGACAGCTGCCGTTGAAGGTCTGCAGATACAGGTTGAACCTTTTGCTTTACTGCATGCCCCAGGCTGTAAGAAGGTATAA
- a CDS encoding acyl-CoA dehydratase activase produces MYCGIDLGSRQVKIVFFRNGKTFDKYEFDTVEFYKKYGHKEGNRLVVDFSALGLPVPDLESGGGDRLVTTGYGRNTIMIRGGEEIPEIKAHALGAAWQTGLENFTLLDLGGQDTKVVMVRNGKLADFQTNDKCAAGSGRYLENMAAVLGISLGELSAFRENPVDLAATCAIFGESELVGKIIEGYPIEELGAGVNYAIYKRIKPMLLQLASPVLVFTGGVAYNKALKEILSEELGLEVIVPEYPQHNGAIGCCVHAGLLAEH; encoded by the coding sequence ATGTATTGTGGAATTGACCTTGGCAGCAGGCAGGTTAAAATAGTTTTTTTCCGCAACGGGAAAACTTTCGATAAGTATGAATTTGATACAGTGGAGTTTTACAAAAAGTACGGTCATAAAGAAGGAAACCGGCTGGTGGTAGACTTTTCCGCCTTGGGGCTGCCTGTCCCGGACCTGGAGAGCGGAGGCGGAGACAGGCTGGTTACTACCGGTTATGGCCGGAACACCATTATGATAAGGGGTGGGGAGGAGATTCCCGAAATAAAGGCACATGCTCTTGGAGCCGCATGGCAGACAGGGCTGGAGAACTTTACCCTGCTTGACCTTGGCGGGCAGGATACAAAGGTAGTGATGGTGCGTAATGGGAAATTAGCTGATTTTCAGACAAACGATAAATGTGCCGCCGGTTCAGGAAGATACCTGGAAAACATGGCTGCAGTCCTGGGAATAAGCCTTGGGGAATTAAGCGCCTTCAGGGAAAACCCCGTTGACCTGGCAGCGACCTGTGCCATTTTCGGGGAATCGGAACTGGTGGGGAAAATAATTGAGGGCTACCCGATTGAAGAGCTGGGCGCCGGTGTAAACTATGCTATATATAAAAGGATAAAACCCATGCTTCTGCAGCTGGCCAGCCCGGTACTGGTATTTACCGGAGGGGTTGCATATAATAAGGCATTGAAAGAAATTCTGAGTGAGGAGCTGGGGCTTGAAGTTATTGTCCCGGAATACCCTCAGCACAATGGCGCTATCGGCTGCTGTGTGCATGCCGGACTGCTTGCGGAACACTAA
- a CDS encoding ABC-2 transporter permease, whose translation MLNLVLKDILIQKKSFLIALVYSVFLFVIFSNEVFREAVYIMGTVAIAYIMVVTSNAYDDKYKSEIIINSLPVKRRSVVLSKYLAAAVFVVLGLIIAGTVGAVIITAGIPLSVRYLNLYDTVFALSLVALLASLYYPLYFRFGYALSRMINMVLFLALFFGPSALVGYYRQNMDYGTAQQLAARLQDFPAWAPGISALAAVMLLTVVSALISLKIYETKDF comes from the coding sequence ATGCTTAATCTGGTGCTGAAAGACATCCTGATTCAGAAGAAGAGTTTTCTGATTGCCCTGGTGTACAGTGTGTTTCTCTTTGTGATTTTTAGCAATGAGGTCTTCAGGGAGGCCGTATATATTATGGGGACTGTTGCCATAGCTTACATTATGGTGGTTACTTCCAATGCCTATGATGATAAATATAAAAGTGAAATAATAATCAACAGCCTGCCTGTTAAAAGGAGATCAGTGGTTCTCTCAAAATATCTGGCAGCAGCGGTTTTTGTTGTTCTTGGCTTGATTATTGCCGGCACAGTGGGGGCAGTCATTATCACTGCCGGGATTCCGCTTTCCGTCAGGTATCTTAACCTATATGACACTGTTTTTGCGTTATCATTGGTTGCCCTTTTGGCATCCCTTTACTATCCATTATATTTCCGGTTTGGTTACGCTCTGTCCAGGATGATCAATATGGTTTTATTTCTGGCGCTGTTTTTTGGTCCGAGTGCGCTGGTGGGTTATTACAGGCAGAACATGGATTACGGCACAGCACAACAGCTGGCTGCCCGCCTGCAGGATTTTCCTGCATGGGCTCCGGGGATCTCGGCATTGGCTGCGGTAATGCTGCTAACGGTTGTTTCGGCCTTAATCTCCCTGAAGATATATGAAACCAAAGATTTCTAA
- a CDS encoding ABC transporter ATP-binding protein — translation MDNILEIRNLKKDFGDFALKDISFSLEKGYIMGFIGPNGAGKSTTIKLIMNLIRRDAGEIEVFGLDNREHELTVKERIGFVYDESHYYEELTINEMKRIIARFYKQWDDSIFNKYLREFGLQPDKKIKNLSKGMKMKFSLAAAISHNAELIIMDEPTSGLDPIFRNEILDILRDLLQDENKGVLFSTHITTDLDKAADYITFIHNGELVLTGSKESIIEKYGVVKGGQELLDRDTRKEFLGMRETGFGFEALTGNVERVRKLFGGSVIIERPSLEDIMLYTVRGSANA, via the coding sequence ATGGATAATATTCTGGAGATAAGGAATTTGAAAAAGGATTTCGGTGATTTTGCTCTGAAGGACATTTCCTTCAGCCTGGAAAAAGGTTATATAATGGGCTTTATTGGCCCAAACGGGGCCGGGAAGAGTACGACGATTAAGCTGATTATGAACCTCATAAGGAGAGATGCCGGCGAGATTGAAGTTTTTGGCCTGGATAACCGGGAACATGAGCTGACTGTTAAGGAACGGATTGGATTTGTTTATGATGAAAGTCATTATTATGAAGAACTGACAATAAATGAAATGAAACGAATTATCGCCCGGTTTTACAAGCAGTGGGATGATAGCATTTTTAACAAGTATCTCAGGGAATTTGGCCTGCAGCCGGACAAAAAAATTAAAAACCTTTCCAAGGGGATGAAAATGAAGTTCTCCCTTGCCGCAGCGATCTCTCACAATGCGGAACTGATTATTATGGATGAACCCACCTCCGGGCTGGACCCCATATTTCGCAACGAAATACTTGATATCCTGAGAGATCTGCTGCAGGATGAGAATAAAGGAGTGCTTTTTTCAACACATATAACTACAGACCTGGATAAAGCCGCTGATTATATCACCTTTATTCATAACGGGGAGTTGGTCTTGACCGGCTCAAAGGAGTCTATTATTGAAAAATACGGGGTGGTCAAGGGCGGCCAGGAACTCCTCGACAGGGATACGAGAAAGGAGTTTCTGGGAATGAGGGAAACCGGTTTTGGCTTTGAGGCCCTTACCGGCAATGTGGAAAGGGTACGCAAGCTGTTTGGCGGCAGTGTTATCATCGAGAGGCCGTCCCTGGAGGATATTATGTTATATACTGTGAGGGGGAGTGCAAATGCTTAA
- a CDS encoding GntR family transcriptional regulator — translation MKIIISNSSQEPIYEQITKQFKDSIIRGELSPGEALPSIRNLAKQLQISVITTKRAYEELEKEGFIETVGGKGSFVSGQNKELLKEIRLKAIEEKLAEAVMEGKVLDISLSQLQDMLQLLYEEGE, via the coding sequence GTGAAAATAATCATTTCTAACAGCTCTCAGGAACCTATATATGAGCAGATTACCAAACAATTCAAAGACAGCATTATCAGAGGGGAGCTTTCCCCGGGGGAGGCTCTGCCATCAATCAGAAACCTGGCAAAACAGCTGCAGATAAGTGTCATCACCACAAAGAGGGCTTATGAGGAATTGGAAAAGGAAGGTTTTATAGAAACTGTAGGCGGTAAAGGCTCCTTCGTATCCGGGCAGAATAAGGAATTGCTAAAGGAGATAAGGCTTAAGGCGATTGAGGAAAAACTGGCTGAAGCTGTAATGGAGGGTAAGGTGCTGGATATCAGCCTGTCTCAACTGCAGGACATGCTTCAATTGCTATATGAGGAGGGGGAGTAA
- the sdaAA gene encoding L-serine ammonia-lyase, iron-sulfur-dependent, subunit alpha, which yields MILRHDFAELVEEAEKRGCPLWEIVMEREEKEQAVPRRELWNKMTDYWRTMSQAVEEGIKAGNRSLSGLVGEEAYQLRRYAESGRALGGSTTAMAAARAMGVGTVSVSMGKIVAAPTAGSSGILPAVLLTAAEQTGAGEDRIIGGLFTAAGIGRIIDDIASTSGASGGCQAECGAAACMAAAAAVEIAGGTPGQAAHAGAIALKSILGLVCDPVAGMVEIPCIKRNAMGAANALLAADMAMAGIESRIPIDEVIGAMKEIGDLMPGSLRETAQAGLANTPTARAIERKIFGTE from the coding sequence ATGATACTGAGGCATGATTTTGCTGAACTGGTTGAAGAGGCTGAAAAACGAGGCTGTCCGTTGTGGGAAATTGTCATGGAAAGGGAAGAGAAGGAACAAGCGGTGCCGCGGCGGGAATTATGGAATAAGATGACAGACTACTGGCGGACAATGTCTCAGGCTGTGGAGGAAGGCATTAAGGCTGGGAACAGGTCTCTGAGCGGGCTTGTCGGTGAGGAGGCATATCAGCTAAGAAGGTATGCGGAATCGGGACGCGCCCTGGGGGGATCAACTACCGCCATGGCAGCGGCAAGGGCCATGGGAGTGGGTACTGTCAGTGTTTCCATGGGTAAAATAGTGGCTGCCCCTACAGCAGGTTCCAGTGGGATCTTGCCGGCTGTGCTGCTGACAGCAGCCGAACAAACCGGCGCAGGTGAAGACCGGATAATCGGGGGTCTGTTTACCGCCGCCGGAATTGGCCGGATTATTGACGATATTGCCTCGACATCGGGCGCCAGCGGCGGCTGCCAGGCCGAGTGCGGAGCGGCAGCGTGTATGGCGGCAGCTGCAGCAGTGGAGATTGCCGGCGGTACTCCGGGCCAGGCGGCACACGCCGGCGCAATTGCACTAAAAAGTATTCTGGGTTTAGTTTGTGACCCGGTAGCCGGTATGGTAGAAATCCCCTGTATCAAACGGAATGCCATGGGGGCTGCCAATGCCCTGCTGGCTGCCGATATGGCCATGGCGGGAATCGAAAGCCGGATACCTATTGATGAGGTGATTGGGGCCATGAAAGAAATTGGGGATTTGATGCCAGGTTCTCTCAGGGAAACTGCTCAGGCAGGGCTGGCCAATACGCCAACAGCAAGGGCAATTGAACGAAAGATTTTTGGAACAGAATAG
- the sdaAB gene encoding L-serine ammonia-lyase, iron-sulfur-dependent subunit beta, which yields MTGKSVFEIIGPAMIGPSSSHTAGALRIGRAARLVLGEKPATAEIVLYGSFAKTYRGHGTDRALAAGLLGMNTDDDRIKDALAAASREGLDIVFKIELSGAVHPNTAAIILTGVSGRNVTVEGSSVGGGNIVISRVNQFIVNIRGVYPTLLVEHRDRPGVIGRVTTILGQSGINIASMNVVRKQKGADNLMVIEIDEPVTEEIQKQVAAAPEVIKIIAMNSF from the coding sequence ATGACCGGTAAGAGTGTTTTTGAAATAATCGGGCCGGCAATGATTGGGCCATCCAGTTCCCATACAGCCGGAGCGCTGAGAATAGGCCGGGCGGCCAGATTGGTTCTGGGAGAAAAACCTGCCACTGCGGAAATCGTCTTATACGGATCTTTTGCCAAGACCTACCGTGGGCATGGCACCGATCGGGCCCTGGCTGCAGGTCTGCTGGGAATGAATACAGATGATGACCGGATAAAAGACGCCCTGGCAGCAGCCTCCCGGGAGGGACTGGATATTGTGTTTAAAATCGAGCTTTCGGGCGCTGTCCATCCTAACACTGCAGCCATAATTCTGACCGGTGTTTCCGGCAGGAATGTTACGGTGGAGGGCAGCTCAGTGGGAGGCGGAAATATAGTAATCAGCCGGGTTAACCAGTTTATTGTCAATATCAGAGGTGTCTACCCCACCCTGCTGGTGGAACACAGGGACAGGCCCGGAGTTATTGGCAGGGTGACAACCATTTTAGGCCAGAGTGGAATAAATATTGCTTCCATGAATGTTGTCAGGAAACAAAAGGGGGCAGATAATCTGATGGTTATTGAGATTGATGAACCGGTAACTGAAGAGATACAAAAACAGGTGGCAGCGGCGCCTGAAGTTATTAAAATAATTGCGATGAACTCATTTTAA
- a CDS encoding 2-hydroxyacyl-CoA dehydratase family protein: MQRVGITTTIPVEVVIAGGCIPVDLNNIFITSGCTQDMVEEAELAGYPRNICAWIKGIYSTVIRNREIDTLIAVTQGDCSNTHALMETLSLEGVKIIPFAYPFDRDRDMLRLQIEKLMTVFGVDWQEVGRTKENLDRVRQLVWQIDEHTWQGNRVRGFENHLWQVSCSDFNGDPGVFAGEVKQYLNHLERAPEIEAPVRLAYIGVPPIMTDLYDYLESRGARVVFNEIQRQFTMPFDTRDIVEQYACYTYPYDIFSRLEDITREIEKRNIHGVIHYAQSFCYRQIQDLIIRRKLDIPVLTVEGDRPPHLDARTKMRIDAFVEMLR, encoded by the coding sequence ATGCAAAGAGTCGGGATTACGACAACAATACCTGTTGAGGTAGTTATTGCCGGAGGATGTATTCCGGTTGATTTAAATAATATATTTATTACTTCCGGCTGTACTCAGGATATGGTGGAGGAGGCAGAACTCGCCGGATACCCCAGAAACATATGTGCCTGGATTAAGGGGATATATTCTACAGTCATCCGGAATAGAGAAATTGATACGCTGATTGCGGTGACACAGGGAGACTGCAGTAATACTCATGCCCTTATGGAGACCCTGTCACTGGAAGGAGTTAAAATAATTCCCTTCGCCTATCCCTTTGACCGGGATAGGGACATGCTGCGGCTGCAGATTGAAAAGTTGATGACTGTTTTTGGGGTGGATTGGCAAGAGGTCGGGCGGACTAAGGAAAACCTGGACCGGGTGAGGCAGTTGGTCTGGCAGATAGATGAACATACCTGGCAGGGAAACAGGGTCCGGGGATTCGAAAATCACTTGTGGCAGGTGTCCTGCAGTGACTTCAATGGAGACCCTGGAGTCTTCGCCGGAGAGGTGAAGCAGTACTTGAATCACCTGGAAAGGGCCCCGGAAATTGAGGCCCCGGTCAGGCTGGCATATATTGGGGTGCCGCCTATAATGACTGATTTATATGACTACCTTGAGTCAAGAGGAGCGCGGGTGGTGTTTAACGAGATTCAAAGACAGTTCACTATGCCGTTTGATACCCGCGATATTGTGGAACAATATGCCTGTTACACCTATCCCTACGATATCTTTAGCAGGCTGGAGGATATAACCCGGGAAATTGAGAAGCGGAATATCCACGGGGTGATACATTATGCTCAGAGCTTCTGCTACCGACAGATTCAGGACCTGATTATACGGCGCAAGCTTGACATACCTGTTCTCACAGTTGAGGGAGACAGGCCGCCACACCTGGATGCGCGCACCAAAATGAGGATTGATGCATTTGTGGAAATGCTCAGGTAA
- a CDS encoding GntR family transcriptional regulator yields MAIEFDRTKGVPKYLQLISEIKKLIQNGEWEAGTQVPTERELAERLNISRNTVSAAYKELEAEGILISTRGRGTFVTDSDAVIKRESLKERLVKIIDMSIEDAAELGFNIDEFLVIATQRVMAKKEMLSKVKVAFVECNREQLDQFSRRLYLEHGVSIVPVLLQDLRERTGQINELIAGTDLVLTTLFHLQEVKEMLQLPETEIIGIALEPQMETIVRIARLAQGTKLGIVCLSDTFAAKIRGSLNRAGIDHLEMLATTSNEPEALKVFIDNVDALVVSPHRLKEVTAQNTQGKEVVEFRYHPDAGSVNTVKTALLELKRS; encoded by the coding sequence ATGGCTATTGAATTTGACCGTACAAAGGGTGTTCCCAAGTACCTGCAGTTAATCAGTGAGATAAAAAAACTGATTCAAAACGGCGAATGGGAAGCAGGGACCCAGGTGCCTACTGAGCGCGAACTGGCAGAGAGGCTTAATATAAGCAGGAATACTGTCAGCGCTGCCTACAAGGAACTGGAGGCGGAAGGCATTCTGATATCTACCAGGGGCAGGGGCACCTTTGTTACTGACAGTGATGCCGTTATTAAGAGAGAGTCTCTCAAGGAGCGCCTTGTGAAAATAATTGATATGTCAATTGAGGATGCCGCAGAACTGGGGTTCAATATTGATGAATTTCTGGTAATAGCAACACAGCGGGTAATGGCCAAAAAGGAAATGCTGAGCAAAGTCAAAGTGGCCTTCGTTGAGTGCAACAGAGAGCAGTTGGACCAGTTTTCCAGACGTCTTTATCTGGAACACGGGGTATCGATTGTTCCGGTGCTGCTTCAGGACCTTAGAGAAAGAACCGGTCAGATTAATGAGCTGATTGCCGGTACAGACCTGGTTTTGACTACATTGTTCCACCTTCAGGAAGTCAAGGAAATGCTGCAGCTTCCCGAAACGGAAATCATCGGTATTGCCCTGGAGCCGCAAATGGAAACCATTGTCAGGATTGCCCGGCTGGCACAGGGAACAAAACTGGGGATAGTATGCCTTTCTGATACCTTTGCGGCCAAGATTCGCGGTTCTCTTAACAGAGCCGGTATTGATCATCTGGAGATGCTGGCAACTACCAGTAATGAACCCGAAGCCTTAAAGGTATTTATTGATAATGTTGATGCACTGGTGGTCTCCCCTCACAGACTTAAAGAGGTAACTGCCCAAAACACCCAGGGGAAAGAGGTCGTCGAATTCCGCTATCATCCTGATGCGGGTTCGGTTAATACAGTTAAAACAGCCCTGCTGGAACTGAAACGAAGCTGA
- a CDS encoding N-acetylmuramoyl-L-alanine amidase translates to MSGKKCKALLLTGIIFTLFFLGICTLPDYAEAAGTAPNGEIAAVRSAYLNIRSGPGMGYSPIDRVSKGREFPIIKKSGGWYQVSLDSAKSGWIAGWLINVKAAGQGTGNVSKYLVVKESVVNIRSGPGTGYDIVSKTRFGEQFPVISQEGQWYQVILSGGSSGWIAGWLAEVHTLDAPSRDGTDPPNQPSPQPEEDDTGQDNPGEDNPGTGEQESPGDSETGTGTIAQLLRDIDFVGGTEEETVVIKSEGEIKYRMFTLKNPERLVIDIDNSDLNDINGLEPAGQFVNKIRAAQFSLTPMAVRVVVDLNRPSAYKAVLDDEGSTLQVTLTEPSIKDKVIVVDAGHGGYDPGAIGITGLQEKGFNLETALILRDKLEALGAEVILTRDEDTFISLTGRAAVANKVYADVFVSIHANASERSTTNGTSTYYYAPSSDSGLYAQYTERRQLADSVQKRLAALLGTRDIGILQGNLSVLRNTKMPSILVESAFLSNAEDERRLKDRQFREKVAQGIAEGLTAYFASGV, encoded by the coding sequence TTGTCGGGAAAAAAGTGCAAGGCTTTACTCTTGACAGGTATTATATTTACCCTGTTTTTCCTGGGTATCTGCACACTTCCTGATTATGCTGAAGCTGCAGGCACTGCACCGAACGGGGAAATTGCTGCTGTCAGGTCGGCTTACCTGAACATCAGAAGCGGTCCGGGGATGGGATACAGTCCAATAGACCGGGTTAGTAAGGGACGGGAATTTCCTATTATAAAAAAGTCAGGCGGCTGGTATCAGGTTAGCCTGGACAGCGCCAAAAGCGGCTGGATTGCCGGGTGGCTGATAAATGTTAAGGCCGCAGGCCAGGGAACAGGTAATGTGTCAAAGTATCTGGTAGTAAAAGAGAGTGTGGTCAATATCCGCTCAGGACCGGGAACAGGTTATGATATTGTCAGCAAAACAAGGTTTGGAGAGCAGTTCCCTGTTATATCCCAGGAAGGCCAGTGGTATCAGGTAATTCTATCAGGAGGCAGCTCGGGCTGGATTGCCGGATGGCTGGCAGAGGTCCATACCCTTGATGCTCCGTCAAGAGACGGCACTGACCCGCCCAATCAACCAAGTCCTCAGCCGGAAGAAGACGATACCGGGCAAGATAATCCCGGGGAGGATAATCCCGGAACGGGAGAACAGGAAAGTCCCGGAGACTCAGAAACCGGCACAGGTACTATTGCCCAACTCCTGAGAGACATCGATTTTGTTGGGGGTACTGAGGAGGAAACCGTAGTTATCAAGAGTGAAGGCGAGATAAAATACCGGATGTTCACCTTAAAAAATCCGGAAAGACTGGTTATTGACATCGATAACAGTGATCTTAATGACATTAATGGTCTGGAGCCAGCCGGCCAATTTGTTAATAAAATAAGGGCCGCGCAATTCAGCCTGACACCTATGGCGGTGCGGGTTGTCGTTGACCTCAACAGGCCTTCGGCGTACAAGGCAGTTTTGGATGATGAGGGCAGCACACTTCAGGTTACTCTAACCGAACCCTCTATCAAGGACAAGGTGATTGTTGTTGATGCAGGACATGGGGGATACGACCCGGGTGCAATAGGGATTACCGGACTGCAAGAAAAGGGGTTTAACCTGGAGACCGCATTGATTCTTCGGGACAAGCTGGAAGCCCTTGGGGCTGAAGTTATTCTTACCAGGGATGAAGACACTTTTATCAGCCTGACCGGTCGTGCGGCAGTAGCTAACAAGGTTTATGCCGATGTGTTTGTGAGTATTCATGCAAATGCCTCTGAACGGTCAACCACTAATGGGACATCTACTTATTATTATGCACCTTCATCTGATTCTGGCCTCTATGCCCAGTATACTGAAAGAAGGCAGTTGGCCGATAGTGTTCAGAAACGGCTTGCTGCTCTGCTGGGAACCAGGGATATCGGCATTTTGCAGGGTAACCTATCTGTGCTGCGGAATACGAAAATGCCTTCAATACTGGTGGAATCAGCATTTCTCTCTAACGCCGAGGATGAAAGGCGATTAAAAGACCGGCAGTTCCGTGAAAAGGTAGCCCAGGGAATAGCTGAAGGGCTGACAGCCTATTTTGCCAGTGGTGTTTAA